The DNA segment CCGACGGGGAACGCTCAGAACAGGGGCTGCGGCAGCACCCCCTCCAGCGCCAGGAGCTGCCGCTTCGTCTCCGGGCCTCCGCCGAATCCGCCCAGGCCGCCGTCGCTCTCCACCACCCGGTGGCAGGGCACGACGACGGGCAGCGGGTTCGACGCCATCGCGACGCCCACCGCCTGCGCCGCACGCGGCTGTCCCACGCGGTGGGCCAGGTCGCCGTACCCCACGACCGACCCGTACGGCACGCCGGCCGCCAGTTCACGCAGTACCCGGCGGTTGAACCCGGTGGTCAGCGTCCAGTCCAGCGGCAGGGTGAAGCTCCGCAGGCCGCCGTCGAAATAGGCGGCCAGCTGGCGTATGGGCTCGGCCAGCCGCGCCGATTCCGGCGCCTCGACGGGCGCGGCCGCGAAGCGTGCGGCCAGCCGCTCCAGCGCCCTGCGGCGCACCGCGGGAACGGCGTGGAAGCCCACGCTGACCAGCCCTCTGCTGCTCGCGGCCAGCAGCAGCGGACCGATGTCGCTCGCGACCGTGGTCCACTCGATCTCGATGACCTGCGTTCCGTTCTCCACGGCCCCACCGTACGGCGGCCCACCGACAGCCCGGCCGGACGGCGAACGGACCCGGTTGTCAGTGGGTGGTCGTACGGTGGTTGCATGCGGCCCGTTTCCAAGATCGAACGCACGGTGGCGCCTTTCGAGGTCGTCAGTCCCTACCAGCCCAGCGGTGACCAGCCGACGGCCATCGCAGAGCTCGACAAGCGTATCCGTGCAGGTGAGAAGGATGTCGTCCTGCTCGGCGCGACCGGCACCGGCAAGTCGGCCACCACCGCCTGGATGATCGAGAAGCTTCAGCGCCCCACGCTGGTGATGGCGCCGAACAAGACACTCGCCGCCCAGCTGGCGAACGAGTTCCGCGAGCTGCTCCCCAACAACGCCGTCGAGTACTTCGTCTCGTACTACGACTACTACCAGCCCGAGGCGTACGTCCCGCAGTCCGATACGTACATCGAGAAGGACTCCTCGATCAATGAGGAGGTCGAGCGCCTGCGCCACTCCGCGACGAACTCGCTGCTGACCCGCCGCGACGTGGTCGTGGTCGCCTCGGTCTCCTGTATCTACGGCCTCGGTACGCCGCAGGAGTACGTGGACCGGATGGTGTCCCTCAAGGTCGGCCAGGAACTGGACCGGGACGAGCTGCTGCGGCGATTTGTCGACATCCAGTACACGCGCAATGACGTGGCGTTCACCCGGGGCACCTTCCGGGTCCGCGGCGACACCATCGAGATCTTCCCGGTGTACGAGGAGCTCGCCGTCCGCATCGAGATGTTCGGCGACGAGATCGAGGCGCTCTCGACGCTGCACCCGCTCACCGGCGAGATCATCAGCGAGGACGAGTCCCTCTACATCTTCCCGGCGACCCACTACGTGGCGGGCCCGGAGCGCATGGAGAAGGCGGTCAACGGCATCGAGAAGGAGCTGGAGGAGCGGCTCGCGGAGCTGGACAAGCAGGGCAAGATGCTGGAGTCCCAGCGGCTGCGCATGCGCACCACCTACGACCTGGAGATGCTGCGCCAGATCGGCAGCTGCTCCGGCGTCGAGAACTACTCGATGCACTTCGACGGCCGCGACCCCGGCACGGCGCCCAACACCCTCCTCGACTACTTCCCCGAGGACTTCCTCCTCGTCCTGGACGAGTCACACGTCACCGTTCCGCAGATCGGCGCGATGTACGAGGGTGACGCCTCCCGTAAGCGCACCCTGGTCGACCACGGCTTCCGGCTGCCCTCCGCCCTGGACAACAGGCCGCTGAAGTGGGAGGAGTTCCAGAAGCGGATCGGCCAGACCGTCTACCTCTCCGCCACACCGGGCAAATACGAACTCTCCCGGGGCGACGGCTTCGTGGAGCAGATCATCCGCCCCACCGGGCTGGTCGACCCCGAGGTCGTCGTCAAGCCCACCGAGGGCCAGATCGACGACCTGGTCCACGAGATCCGTATGCGTACGGAGAAGGACGAGCGGGTCCTGGTCACCACCCTCACCAAGAAGATGGCCGAGGACCTGACCGACTACTTCCTCAACCTGGGCATCCAGGTGCGCTATCTACACAGCGACGTGGACACGCTGCGCCGTATCGAGCTGCTCCGCGAGCTGCGGGCCGGGGAGTACGACGTACTGGTCGGCATCAACCTGCTGCGTGAGGGGCTCGACCTGCCCGAGGTGTCGCTGGTCGCCATCCTCGACGCCGACAAGGAAGGCTTCCTCCGGTCGGGCACGTCGCTGATCCAGACGATCGGCCGCGCGGCGCGCAACGTCTCCGGGCAGGTCCACATGTACGCGGACCGGGTCACTCCGGCGATGGAGAAGGCCATCGAGGAGACCAACCGCCGCCGCGAGAAGCAGGTCGCGTACAACAAGGAGCGCGGGCTCGACCCGCAGCCGCTGCGCAAGAAGATCAACGACATCGTCGCGACGATCGCTCGCGAGGAGGTCGACACCGAGCAGCTGCTCGGCACGGGCTACCGCAAGCCGAAGGACGGGAAGCAGCCGAAGGCTCCGGTGCCCGCGCTCGGCGGTGCGGCCGCGAAGGGCGGCAAGGGTGCGAAGACGGGGAGGGCGGTCCCGACCGACCGCCCCGCCGAGGAACTGGCCGGAATCATCGAGGAGATGACCGAGCGGATGCGCGCCGCCGCCGCGGACCTGCAGTTCGAGGTGGCCGCCCGGCTCCGTGACGAAGTCGGTGAGATGAAGAAGGAGCTGCGCCAGATGAAGGAGGGCGGGCTGGCCTGACCCTGTTGTTGCAAGAACGACACAAAAAAGCCCTGGCCCTCCTGCGGCGTCCGCGCGACTGCGTAGGGTGCGGGGAAAACGTGGGGAAACAGGAAGAAGGGACAGCGCGTGACGGCCAATTTTGCCAAAGGCCCTGGCGTCAATCTGACCAAGGGGCAGGCCATCAGCCTGCAGAAGAACGACGGGGGCACCCTGACCGCGGTGCGGATGGGGCTCGGCTGGCAGGCGGCGCCGCGCCGTGGGCTGTTCGGCTCCCGCACCCGGGAGATCGACCTCGACGCGTCGGCGGTGCTGTTCGCCGACAAGCAGCCGGTGGACGTGGTGTTCTTCCGCCACCTCGTCAGCGACGACGGCTCGGTGCAGCACACCGGTGACAACCTGGTCGGCGGCGCGGGTCAGGGTGGCGACGACGAGGCGATCCTTGTCGACCTCGCGCGGGTCCCCGTCCACATCGACCAGATCGTCTTCACGGTGAACTCCTTCACCGGCCAGACGTTCCAGGAGGTGCAGAACGCCTTCTGCCGCATCGTCGACGAGACCAACGGTGAAGAGCTCGCCCGTTACACGCTCGACGGCGGAGGCCAGTTCACGGCCCAGATCATGGCAAAGGTGCACCGTTCGGGCGGCGGCTGGCAGATGACGGCCATCGGCAACCCTGCCAACGGCCGCACGTTCCAGGACCTGATGCCGGCGATCCTGCCGCACCTGTAGTCAACCCGGACAGGGCCTG comes from the Streptomyces sp. NBC_01471 genome and includes:
- a CDS encoding methylated-DNA--[protein]-cysteine S-methyltransferase, which translates into the protein MENGTQVIEIEWTTVASDIGPLLLAASSRGLVSVGFHAVPAVRRRALERLAARFAAAPVEAPESARLAEPIRQLAAYFDGGLRSFTLPLDWTLTTGFNRRVLRELAAGVPYGSVVGYGDLAHRVGQPRAAQAVGVAMASNPLPVVVPCHRVVESDGGLGGFGGGPETKRQLLALEGVLPQPLF
- the uvrB gene encoding excinuclease ABC subunit UvrB, with translation MRPVSKIERTVAPFEVVSPYQPSGDQPTAIAELDKRIRAGEKDVVLLGATGTGKSATTAWMIEKLQRPTLVMAPNKTLAAQLANEFRELLPNNAVEYFVSYYDYYQPEAYVPQSDTYIEKDSSINEEVERLRHSATNSLLTRRDVVVVASVSCIYGLGTPQEYVDRMVSLKVGQELDRDELLRRFVDIQYTRNDVAFTRGTFRVRGDTIEIFPVYEELAVRIEMFGDEIEALSTLHPLTGEIISEDESLYIFPATHYVAGPERMEKAVNGIEKELEERLAELDKQGKMLESQRLRMRTTYDLEMLRQIGSCSGVENYSMHFDGRDPGTAPNTLLDYFPEDFLLVLDESHVTVPQIGAMYEGDASRKRTLVDHGFRLPSALDNRPLKWEEFQKRIGQTVYLSATPGKYELSRGDGFVEQIIRPTGLVDPEVVVKPTEGQIDDLVHEIRMRTEKDERVLVTTLTKKMAEDLTDYFLNLGIQVRYLHSDVDTLRRIELLRELRAGEYDVLVGINLLREGLDLPEVSLVAILDADKEGFLRSGTSLIQTIGRAARNVSGQVHMYADRVTPAMEKAIEETNRRREKQVAYNKERGLDPQPLRKKINDIVATIAREEVDTEQLLGTGYRKPKDGKQPKAPVPALGGAAAKGGKGAKTGRAVPTDRPAEELAGIIEEMTERMRAAAADLQFEVAARLRDEVGEMKKELRQMKEGGLA
- a CDS encoding TerD family protein; translated protein: MTKGQAISLQKNDGGTLTAVRMGLGWQAAPRRGLFGSRTREIDLDASAVLFADKQPVDVVFFRHLVSDDGSVQHTGDNLVGGAGQGGDDEAILVDLARVPVHIDQIVFTVNSFTGQTFQEVQNAFCRIVDETNGEELARYTLDGGGQFTAQIMAKVHRSGGGWQMTAIGNPANGRTFQDLMPAILPHL